GCTGACTGGCGCTATAAGGTAAAGAAATCAGTCTCCAAGAACAATGCAGCCTCTTTACACACACTTAGAATATGATCCTCTCCCATGTTTGCGCTAGAAACCACACGGGTGCTACTATGACTTTAACCATTGGAAATGGATGGAAACACTCACAATGAAATATGCTGGTTTTAGTAGTGGCTCAAGACAGCTGGAAAACATATGCAGAGATTTCCCTGATCGTAATAGCTGGAATGACAATAATGCTGCTTAAGTAATTTAGTTTGTCGCTTGTGGCGTTCAATTGACAAGAAATGTGTCATGCCAGAATTCTCAGAAGCTGTTAGATTCCAAGATTCCTGGAGAATTGACCTTGTTGCTTTACTATCTATTCAAGGACATATTTGGTAAGAACTGTTCCTGCTATGCAGAAACATAGCAGTGTGTGTCTGAGATGAGAAACGTTAGTCATGTCAAGGTCAGACAAAATGTCTGATAAGCAGAAGCACAGTTTTGCTGTGCCTTGTGAAGATATTCAATGTTATTCGATGACGAAACACATTCTAAGTGTAAGATAGGTGAACAGTGTGTTCAGGGTTGTATCTATGAAAGCTGCAGTAGCAGTCTGTGTTGCATTTGGGGGAGTTCCCTACCCAAGTCGAGCCATGTCTGTGGTTTTGATGACCCAGTGGAACAAAGACAAGATGGCTCTCTGTGTAGAATGACAGTGCCTGGGCTTGTCTTGTCCAATGATGTTGGCCGGGGGAACTCAGGACAAGGGGGTGTAGGAAAACAAGCACTATCACCAGAAATGCTGTACAAAGTAAACACAAACTTGTGATTCGTCGAGAGACTGCATGCTGATAACAAAGACTTATTCCGATCTTTAAATCACAAAGGCAGTTGCATCTTTCAGGATTTGTGCTCAACCAGACAAACATGTTTCATGATTAGCTAAAGTGAACAATTACGTTAACACAATTGTGTATAAACAAGCAAAAATTAATGTACAGTATAGGCTTGTAGTGTatctgtgagtgtctgtgtatATTAACTGTCATTCAACAGCTACATCTCCTTACAGCTTGAGACAGGAAATGTAATAGCTTCGGGGCACTGCAACATTTCTTGAAAGGGAGATTTTGGACCAAAATAACTTTAGTATGCCTTCACTGCATTCTATTGGTcaatttctccatctctccctccctctgtcttctccgcCAGGCTCTGTCCCTCATCACGTTCATCTGTTTTGTTGCGTCCACGGCAGCAGCCTTTGTCACAGCACCCTTGATTGAGTTCCTGGCtgccctcttcctcctttttgcCTATTCCACCAAATTCAATGAGCGATTTAAGGGATTCCACTTTCCCCTCATGGTGAGTAtacacacagtgtacaaaacattaagaacaccttcccaaGGTGTTCTTACAACTGTTTCCcacagttctgtcaagttggctgaatgtcttttgggtgatggaccaatcttgatacacacaggagaatgttgagcgtgaaaaaaacACTATTACCACTTACTactataccctgttcaaaggcacttaaatatttcttcttacccattcaccctctgaatggcacacatacacaatcaatgtctcaattgtctcaaggcttaaaaatccttctttaacctgtctccttccctttatctacactgattgaagtggatttaacgagTGGATAAGGGATCCTATctgtcacctggtcagtctgtcatggaaagaacaggtgttcctaatgttttgtccactcagtataTTTATAGTCCACTTGGGTACAGTAGGGATGGTAGCCACTGCTGACAATTATAAAACAAATGTTAAAACTACTTTTTCATTTGTATTATTTCTCTCTTTTAGGATTTTCTGCGCTGTGTCAGTGCGTCCATCATCTTTTTTATAATCTCCATAATATCAGTTTCCAAGTTCACCGACGGGGCCTCTAAGGCAGCAGGGGTAAGAAATGCTCTTTGACACTATCCACACATCTCTAATCTAGCCTATGCCACTATCAGAGCTGTGTCCCCTCGCCATTTGCAGcgcaggtgtcaaactcattccacggagggccgagtgtctgcgggttttcgctcctccctcgTCCTTGATGgctgaattaaggtcactaattagtaaggaactccacttaattgaaaggaaaaaaacaaaaaccggCAGACACTAAGCTCTCCATGGAATTACTTTGATCCCCCCCTAATTGACTGTATACACATTGAACTCAGAAGTCGTGTCTGGTTATTCCGCTGCATCACTTCATTGTGTCTGGATATCATATTATAGCTAGCTTCTGTCAGACACTTCACCCCCTTTTGGATTCACTAGCAGTTTCACATTGATATCAAAGGTTTTCTTTACCTCCACCCTCTTCAGGTGTTCGGGTTCATTGCCACCATTGTTTTTGCGCTCGATTTCTACTTCATCTTTAATGACCTGGCTAATTTCCTCAAACAAGGAGGGGACTCGGGTGACGACCCACCAAGAACCTCAGGTAATGCTTTCTTTCAAATCCTGTCTAGTATATAGTATGATCTAATTAACGTAATCTACATTTTGTCCCTAATGCTACACACTGTAGCTGCTACAGTACCCCTCAGAAACATTCCGTCCTTTCCTTTTCTTCTCACAAAATGGACACAGGAAATATAGAAATTAAAACTTGGTGCTGAATCTCCGTTCAGGGTTTTTAGTTTCTGTCAGTTCTAAGGAAATGTGTTTGGATAGTTTAGGAAAACAACAAACTTGCAGTTTGCTGATAGCGCGTAGTAGAAATCATTAGCCACATTGTGGACCACATGGCTCAAGTTTACTCAGCCAAGGGTCACATAGGTCAGTGGGGATCGAATACTCATGGAGTGTGTTTGTGGAGTCAGCACATCGTCTGTGAAAATCTGTGCAGATTGTTGGATTAGTTCTGACCATGCTGAGTAGCTAATCTATTCAATAAACAAAACATGGTTACATCTGAATTCTGATTTCTCATTTGCCCTGAAAATATCTCAGCACAACTTAGTTGTTACTATGTTATTAACATTTATATTAGCTCTTTAATCATCGATGCTGTCCACATGGTGACCGCAAATGTGTTTCTACCTATCATGATTAGCTTGTAGGATTATATAGGCTTTATCTTCATTTCTAATTCCTGATCATTGCATAAGGAGGTCAGGGCTATCAGGACTCAGCAAGACAAGGCATTCACTTCACTTCCCTCTTTGGAAGGGATGGGCAGGGGGGATGTGTCATACACAGACAGGCACAGCTCATAACATAACTGTAAAAGTTTTTTTTCTGGTTTTGTGTTATAGAGTACAACGACTCAGACTCTGACTCAGACTGAAGAGATTCTACCCCagggaccgtgtgtgtgtgtccaatctACCATGCCTGGCAGGAAGACAGCCATACTGCAGACATCAACGTTTTCCTGAAGGATTCACATTTAATTTGAAACTGATGTGAAAACAGGTTTCCAATCTGTCTTTAGCGCTTTGGAATGCTGACACATACAATCAATTACAGTTACAGTATTATTTTCCAAATGCGCTAAAATTGCCCAAACTCTGAAATACATTTCTGAAGCTGGGAATGAACTGTGGTAGTTTTGGTGATGGCTATTGGTTTGCAGTTGCTCAGCCTCCATAATGCCAAGAGGAGCATGGGGAACAAAGGCAGATTGACACTACATTTAAATGGAAGAATCTGGAGAAATTCCCTATGTTTTTATAAGGTTTACATAATTGAAAAGATTGGCAGCTGGTTGGCTGGTTACACCATCTGTCCAATCATCATGGCTTTGCTTGATTTTTCCATTTCTGGTAACCTTTATTGAAAATGTTCCTATATCTGATGTGATATCCTTGCATTACAATCATTTTGTGACAGATCCATGTTCACCGAGCTGAAAAGACTTACTGTGCATGGCACTTAGCGACTCTTACCGGACTGCCCAAATGGccacttcctgtttgaatttGGATTTGTCCGCGGAATGTTTTCTTTTCTACCAATTCCAAAAACTTTTGATAGTGGAAAAGCACTGAGACTTTTGTGGTTGTGTTTTGAAAAGTAAACTGCAAATGTGGTAGGACTGCATTCATTCATAAATGGTACACCAACAtgttttcttatttaaaatgGTTCCTATTAAGGTTTTCTTACCAGGTTTGTACATCAAACATTTATCAATTTTGCAGGTCATGTAAAGAAAAGAAGAAAGGAATCAGTTGATTTTCAGCCAGTGTAAGCTTTACTTTGTTTAATAAAATATTAAGACAACATTTCCAAACCCGTTTATTTTGAAACAAAGTTGTCACCACTAACGATAGTTTCGTTAAATCTACAGAAAATTATTTAAATACAACAATACAGATTTTATGACTGCCTCCTCGAGTACAAGTACCTGTATCAATTACAGAGCATTTAAGAAAATCAAGGTCAAACTTTAAAAAGATAAGAGCAGTTAAGTCTTCATTTTAAGATAGGCCATTTCGGATTGTGAGTGGTTCAAAACCTTGACACAAGTCATAACCTATGCACGAAGCACTGGTGGAGTTGTTTTAAGCATGTTAAAAGATACTGTAATATAAATACACCCCGTTCAAAATCTTAGGTTATATTTACAAAGTGCTCTGGATTGTTAAGGCCTTCATGAAGCATTAACTTGTATTGTTCCACTATAGTCACGTCATTTCACTACTAGTTAAAGCAAGGATTACATATGCACTCCCATGGTCTATTACTGCATGATAGAGAATAATGTATTGCTAGATAAAGGAGATGGATCCACTACTGTGAAGCCGACGCATAATACACCACTTAAAACAATCAGCCCAGTCCTTCATTGAATAGAGACATAAATAGAAACATTTTGATTGTCCATTCTTCACGCAAACCCACCCTCGCACACGTTTCAATCATAATCAACAGTTATTACGGTCAATTCAGTCAAATGAATTTGAGATTTGCAATGTTCCCGCCCTCGCCTACAAAGTCATTCATTTAGTTAGGCTTTAAGATTGTTCTCACAAAGAATATTGGTTCATCAACTCTTAAACACAAAATATGATCATTTTGACAAAGACGGCatcttttaaaacatttgtaaGATGTCCCACAAGGTGCACTTCATATAAAGCATCCACCATGAGCAGTACCTCTGATGGTATCCTTACCATAAtccacatatacatacagtattaccAGCAGGGTCTGTGGAATACAGAACACCTGGAATCACAATGTTGTGTAGATGTAAACGCACAATACTATTTAGAACAGAAAATCCAATGACCAGAACACAAGTCAACATTTCTAAAAGTCCTTCATCCTAGACACATTCAGTACAAACTTGCACATATGAACAGACTCAGGCTACATCTCCATAAATGTGATCTcaacaaaaaaaagtacaggAAGTTGCGAGGGTGTTTTCTGAAATAAGGTATGTGATAACGTTTGCTGTATAAGGTTAATAAGATCACACATTCAACTAAATGCATTCATGGCAAAAAAGTAAAACCCCATTGGTGCGCCATTCTGTGAATGAGTATGCCATGGACCCAATTATTAAGAAGGCAACGTCTTTTGACAAATGTATGCGATGCCACAtttaagtttaaaaaataaatgatgAATCAGCCAATACCTGAGATGTGCTATGGACGCTGACCTTCGACCTGCACCTGTTTATCGGTATTAAGTTAAATTACCAAACGTACCACCATGTTAGTAACGTACCACTGTGCAATTTGTCTGGCACTCACTAGGCGAGATATACTATAGGTACAACACCTACAAACGTCACATTTATACTCTTTAACCATTTACAAATAGCACCCATACCAactacattgccttcagaaatgatttacaccccttgactttttccacatttagttatgttacagcctgaatttcaatAAAgtatcaaacatttctaaaaacatgtattcactttgtcattaggggctattttgtgtagatgggtgagaaaaaaatctatttaatccattttgaattcaggctgtaacaacaaaatgtggaatgagtcaaggggtatgaatactttctgaataaacTAAATCAAGTCCTTCAATAAAGATAGTCAAAAAACGAATACCTTCAATTTTCCTTCAAAAGTTCATGTGGTTCGGTGTTGTGTATTAGTGAGATACACTGAGGATGGTTACTTTACATCTTCTACAGAGGGAGTCACAACTGAAATGTAATGACATTATGGAACTGAACTGTGTTGGGAATGTGTTTCAAGAGTATCTGAGTTCATAACCTTAATAACCGGTTGACCTGCCTTAATGAATAGGCCTAAGCTTTTGGTCCTTTTTTTCCCAAGttcatgttaaaaaaaatatataaatcaacTGAATTCATTAAATTGTTGTTCTCATTGTGTCAGATCTGTAGCGTTAAAAACAATCATTCCATATCTAAACAGACAGTGCTACGTGTACGTATTGCAAGTAACATAACCACCAAACCCTGTACAG
The genomic region above belongs to Oncorhynchus mykiss isolate Arlee chromosome 6, USDA_OmykA_1.1, whole genome shotgun sequence and contains:
- the LOC110526282 gene encoding CKLF-like MARVEL transmembrane domain-containing protein 3, which translates into the protein MGDIEAPDTTGPSQSVLQTILPIAKEFASSRKGQLLIAEVALSLITFICFVASTAAAFVTAPLIEFLAALFLLFAYSTKFNERFKGFHFPLMDFLRCVSASIIFFIISIISVSKFTDGASKAAGVFGFIATIVFALDFYFIFNDLANFLKQGGDSGDDPPRTSEYNDSDSDSD